From Gigantopelta aegis isolate Gae_Host chromosome 11, Gae_host_genome, whole genome shotgun sequence, the proteins below share one genomic window:
- the LOC121385586 gene encoding uncharacterized protein LOC121385586 yields the protein MSHSTVSDAVSLADTQTHSDDAVIGGTVAAVAVVMLLVSVLLAVVWMKRMRRGCFIDKSSNADTHARSGGDGFELTGDQRVQSDHRANEHSSRSETGLGGEDNQHGIPDYEYAKPSLFRVSVGPRTVNEDEDGDYDELHANTGSKSQQGDDRKAYSHIHSLGDAFLSSDDPYDRAMTPKVAPSNNATYSHMNEKKFENAEDDYDELHASTQMEGQQMSNSDAYSHIHSRGGAGGSIDTTLAGVFTTNDETYNNVDGKQLEKDDEEDDYDELHSTDVKDYQGNEDEAYSHIQSAREADTYDRTTFTKQCPHLDATHSHMDRNAPDSHA from the exons ATGTCACACAGCACAGTTAGTGATGCTGTATCCTTGGCAGACACACAGACTCATTCTG atgaCGCAGTCATAGGTGGAACTGTAGCTGCTGTAGCTGTTGTTATGTTGTTGGTGTCGGTACTGTTGGCGGTGGTATGGATGAAAAG AATGAGACGTGGCTGCTTTATAGACAAATCATCTAACGCTGATACCCACGCACGTTCAGGTGGGGACGGCTTTGAACTGACTGGTGATCAACGTGTTCAGTCTGACCATCGTGCTAACGAACATTCTTCTCGATCTGAGACTGGGCTGGGAGGTGAGGATAACCAACATGGAATCCCGGACTACGAATATGCCAAGCCATCACTCTTCAGAGTATCTGTGGGTCCTAGGACCGTAAATGAAGATGaggatggtgattatgatgaacTGCATGCTAACACTGGATCGAAGAGTCAGCAAGGAGATGACAGGAAAGCATACAGTCATATTCACAGTCTGGGTGATGCTTTTCTAAGTTCTGATGATCCTTACGATCGTGCAATGACACCAAAGGTAGCTCCTTCAAATAACGCGACGTACAGCCATATGAATGAGAAGAAGTTTGAGAATGCTGAGGATGATTATGATGAATTGCACGCCAGTACCCAGATGGAAGGTCAGCAGATGAGTAACAGTGATGCATACAGTCACATTCACAGTCGAGGTGGTGCTGGTGGAAGTATTGATACAACACTAGCAGGCGTGTTTACTACGAATGACGAGACTTATAATAACGTGGACGGGAAACAGCTGGAAAAAGACGACGAGGAGGACGATTATGACGAACTACACAGTACTGATGTGAAGGATTATCAAGGGAATGAGGACGAAGCATACAGTCATATTCAGAGTGCGAGAGAAGCTGACACCTACGACAGAACAACGTTCACAAAACAGTGTCCTCATCTTGACGCAACACACAGCCATATGGACCGTAATGCCCCAGACAGTCACGCGTGA